A single region of the Nocardioides aurantiacus genome encodes:
- the gap gene encoding type I glyceraldehyde-3-phosphate dehydrogenase yields the protein MTVRVGINGFGRIGRNFFRAVRASGADIEIVGVNDLTDNKSLAHLLKFDSILGRLDADVTSTDTAIMVGDQEIAAFAERDPADLKWGDLGVDVVVESTGFFTDATKAKAHLTGGAKKVIISAPATNDDVTVVMGVNHEDYDPASHHVISNASCTTNCLAPMAKALNDEFGIVKGLMTTIHAYTADQNLQDNIHKDPRRARAAALNLVPTSTGAAKAIGLVLPELKGKLDGYAIRVPVPTGSATDLTFEAGRETSVEEVNAAVEKAADGRYLRYSTDPLVSTDIVTDPASCIFDAPLTKVIGNQVKVVGWYDNEWGYSNRLADLITHVGASL from the coding sequence GTGACTGTTCGTGTAGGCATCAACGGCTTCGGCCGCATCGGCCGCAACTTCTTCCGCGCCGTGCGCGCCTCGGGCGCCGACATCGAGATCGTCGGCGTCAACGACCTGACCGACAACAAGTCCCTCGCGCACCTGCTGAAGTTCGACTCGATCCTCGGTCGGCTCGACGCCGACGTGACCTCGACCGACACCGCCATCATGGTCGGCGACCAGGAGATCGCGGCCTTCGCCGAGCGCGACCCGGCCGACCTGAAGTGGGGCGACCTCGGCGTCGACGTGGTCGTCGAGTCGACCGGCTTCTTCACCGACGCCACCAAGGCCAAGGCGCACCTCACCGGTGGCGCCAAGAAGGTCATCATCTCCGCGCCGGCGACCAACGACGACGTCACCGTCGTCATGGGCGTCAACCACGAGGACTACGACCCGGCCTCGCACCACGTGATCAGCAACGCGTCGTGCACCACCAACTGCCTCGCCCCGATGGCCAAGGCGCTCAACGACGAGTTCGGCATCGTCAAGGGCCTGATGACGACCATCCACGCCTACACCGCCGACCAGAACCTGCAGGACAACATCCACAAGGACCCGCGTCGTGCCCGCGCCGCCGCGCTCAACCTCGTGCCGACCTCGACGGGTGCCGCGAAGGCGATCGGCCTGGTCCTGCCGGAGCTCAAGGGCAAGCTCGACGGCTACGCGATCCGCGTCCCCGTCCCGACCGGCTCGGCCACCGACCTGACCTTCGAGGCCGGTCGCGAGACCTCGGTCGAGGAGGTCAACGCCGCGGTCGAGAAGGCTGCCGACGGTCGCTACCTGCGCTACTCCACGGACCCGCTGGTCAGCACCGACATCGTCACCGACCCGGCGTCGTGCATCTTCGACGCGCCCCTGACCAAGGTCATCGGCAACCAGGTCAAGGTCGTCGGCTGGTACGACAACGAGTGGGGCTACTCCAACCGCCTCGCCGACCTCATCACCCACGTCGGCGCCAGCCTCTGA
- the whiA gene encoding DNA-binding protein WhiA yields the protein MAMTAQVKAELASTTVTKTCCRKAEVSSMLRFADALHLVNGGIVVEVELDTGAAARRVRRDIAEVFGHQPEVVLLKGSGIRRGSRYIVRVSREGESLARQAGLIDQRNRPVRGLPPVVVNGAGCDAVAAWRGAFLAHGSLTEPGRSSSLEVTCPGPEAALALVGSARRLGISAKAREVRGVDRVVIRDGDAIGQLLTRLGAHESLLAWEERRMRREVRATANRLANFDDANLRRSARAAVAAGARVERALEILGEDIPDHLSQAGRLRLEHKQASLEELGQLSEPVLTKDAIAGRIRRLLAMADKRAEELGIPDTESSLTPEMLAEEA from the coding sequence ATGGCGATGACGGCGCAGGTGAAGGCAGAGCTGGCCAGCACGACGGTGACCAAGACCTGCTGCCGCAAGGCCGAGGTCTCCTCGATGCTCCGCTTCGCCGACGCCCTCCACCTCGTCAACGGCGGCATCGTGGTCGAGGTCGAGCTGGACACCGGGGCCGCGGCGCGCCGGGTGCGTCGCGACATCGCCGAGGTGTTCGGCCACCAGCCCGAGGTCGTCCTGCTCAAGGGCTCCGGCATCCGCCGCGGCTCCCGCTACATCGTGCGGGTCTCCCGCGAGGGCGAGTCGCTGGCCCGCCAGGCCGGGCTCATCGACCAGCGCAACCGGCCCGTCCGCGGGCTGCCGCCGGTCGTCGTCAACGGCGCGGGCTGCGACGCGGTCGCCGCCTGGCGCGGTGCGTTCCTGGCCCACGGCTCGCTCACCGAGCCGGGCCGCTCGAGCTCGCTCGAGGTCACCTGCCCCGGCCCCGAGGCCGCGCTGGCGCTCGTCGGGTCCGCCCGGCGCCTCGGGATCTCGGCCAAGGCCCGCGAGGTCCGCGGCGTCGACCGCGTCGTGATCCGCGACGGCGACGCCATCGGCCAGCTGCTCACCCGTCTCGGCGCCCACGAGTCGCTGCTCGCCTGGGAGGAGCGCCGGATGCGCCGCGAGGTGCGGGCCACGGCCAACCGCCTCGCCAACTTCGACGACGCCAACCTGCGTCGCTCGGCCCGCGCGGCGGTCGCCGCCGGGGCCCGGGTGGAGCGTGCGCTCGAGATCCTGGGCGAGGACATCCCCGACCACCTCTCGCAGGCCGGTCGGCTGCGGCTGGAGCACAAGCAGGCCTCGCTCGAGGAGCTCGGCCAGCTGAGCGAGCCGGTGCTGACCAAGGACGCGATCGCCGGCCGGATCCGCCGGCTGCTGGCCATGGCGGACAAGCGCGCCGAGGAGCTCGGCATCCCCGACACCGAGTCCTCGCTGACCCCGGAGATGCTGGCCGAAGAGGCCTGA